A single Sylvia atricapilla isolate bSylAtr1 chromosome 11, bSylAtr1.pri, whole genome shotgun sequence DNA region contains:
- the LOC136366233 gene encoding histone-lysine N-methyltransferase SETMAR codes for MADLSGGSEAVPVALWPPGEAPPAFQYSPDSVAGADGQIDPSEVTFPGCSCRSSSCVAPQCPCLRLGHSYSGLRLVLPEQQHHQPFSRPVFECNSLCSCGDSCQKRLVQRGLRLRLQVFRTERKGWGVRALEPVPRGSFVCEYAGEVLPPAEAHRRIQAQAPEQPNYIIALREHLHDGRVMETFVDPTRVGNVGRFLNHSCEPNLFMVPVRVDSMVPKLALFAAADISAGEELTFDYSGRFHNFPGASREQSQPVEEENSLRKPCYCGSRTCASFLPWDSSLFSTPASSP; via the exons ATGGCGGATCTGAGCGGCGGCAGCGAGGCCGTGCCCGTGGCGCTGTGGCCGCCCGGGGAGGCCCCGCCGGCCTTCCAG TACAGCCCCGACAGCGTGGCCGGAGCAGACGGACAGATCGACCCCAGCGAGGTGACCTTCCCGGGCTGCTCCTGCCGCAGCAGCTCCTGCGTGGCTCCACAGTGCCCCTGCCTGCGCCTCGGCCACAGCTACAGCGGGCTGCGCCTCGTGCTGCcggagcagcagcaccatcagCCCTTCTCCAGGCCCGTGTTCGAGTGTAACAGCCTGTGCAGCTGCGGGGACAGCTGCCAGAAGCGGCTGGTGCAGCGGGGGCTGCGGCTGCGGCTGCAGGTGTTCCGCACGGAGCGCAAGGGCTGGGGAGTGCGGGCGCTGGAGCCCGTGCCCCGCGGCAGCTTCGTGTGTGAGTACGCCGGGGAGGTGCTGCCCCCGGCCGAGGCTCACAGGAGAATCCAGGCTCAGGCTCCGGAGCAGCCCAACTACATCATAGCGCTCAGGGAGCACCTGCACGACGGGCGGGTCATGGAGACCTTCGTGGATCCCACCCGTGTTGGGAACGTGGGCAGGTTCCTGAACCACTCCTGTGAGCCCAACCTCTTCATGGTGCCCGTCAGGGTTGACTCCATGGTGCCCAAACTGGCACTCTTTGCAGCTGCTGATATTTCTGCGGGAGAGGAACTTACATTTGATTACTCTGGAAGATTCCATAATTTCCCAGGAGCTAGCAGAGAACAGAGCCAACCTGTGGAGGAAGAGAACAGCCTGAGGAAACCTTGCTACTGCGGTTCCCGCACGTGTGCCTCCTTCTTACCTTGGGACAGCTCCCTCTTTTCCACACCAGCCAGTTCTCCATAG